ATGACCGGCCGCATCGCATAAATTTGTTACACCTCAACGCCGAAGCCGTCCCGCTCGCCTTCTCCATTCTGCCAGAAGCGACGTTTCAGAACAGCTACAACATTGGGTATTTTTTCTGGGAGCTTAACAAGATGCCCGAGGCGCATTTCCTCGCGCTCGACCTCTTAGACGAGATCTGGGTTTCTTCGGAGTACGTCCGGACAATATACGAGGCGCGGACCGATAAACCCGTGGTGAATGTCGGCATGGCCGTCGAGGACCTGCCGCCGGATCTCCGACCACATCTCGGCTTTCGTCAGGACGGGGTGTTCACCTTCCTCACGACCTTTGACTCTTTCTCCTTCGCCGAGCGAAAGAACCCGCTGGCGGTCATTCGCGCCTTCCAGGCAGCCTTCGAAAGGGAAAACCGAGAGGTCGCCCTCATTATAAAGACCTGGAATAGGAGCCGGGTCTCGGATGCTTACCAAGTCAGCGTCTGGCGCGTGATAGACAACCTCATCCGAGACGATCCTCGGATCCGGGTCATCGGCGAGACTTTCACCTACGAACAAATTCTTTCCTTGAAGCTGGCCTGTGATTGCTACGTGTCTCTACACCGGGCCGAAGGCTTCGGCTTCGGCATGCTGGAGGCGATGCAACTCGGGCGCCCCGTGATCGCAACAGCGTATTCCGGGAACATGGAATTTTGTACGCCGGATAACTGCTACCTGGTCGATTACGACTTGATAGCAGTTGGGCATGACGAGTACCCGGGCGTTGAACGCGGTAGCACATGGGCCGATCCGAAGATCGCCAGCGCCGCCGCCGCCATGCGAGAGGTGCTGTACAGCCGCGACGAGATGGCGCGACGGGGTATGCGCGCCGCCCAATGTGTCAAGAACAACTTCAGCATCGACGCCATTTCGAAACGCTACAATCGTCGGCTGGATAGCATCCGCTCCCTGTTCGACGCTCCTTAACCGGTAGGGTTCAACGAGAGGACGCTCGCAGCGGTGATCCGCACCATCGAGCGGCAGCGAGGCGCGAGATCGCGCGGATCGGTCGAGTTTGTGTCCGAAGTCCGCGTGCGTACAGCGATCTTACTTCCACAGACCGGATGGGGGCTGGTTGCCCCTGAGCGCGATGAGGTTGGAGCGGAGGCATGCCGAGCACGTCAGCCAAGCCTCTTACCGGTCAGAACCTATCTACATTACCGCGCAACCGGATCTGGGTCACCAATTTCCACCTACGTTCTTCTGCGAGCCCGTCCCGGCGTCTTGAACCGAAACCTGGGTCGTCGTCCCGCCGACCGCGTCAACCCCTTGTATCGTGCGCGCGCGCGCGCGCGCGCGCGCGCGCGCGCGCGCGCGCGCGCGCGCGCGCGCGCGCGCGCGCGCGCGCGCGCGCGCGCGCGCGCGCGCGCGCGCGCGCGCGCGCGCGCGCGCGCGCGCGCGCGCGCGCGCGCGCGCGCGCGCGCGCGCGCGCGCGCGCGCGCGCGCGCGCGCGCGCGCGCGCGCGCGCGCGCGCGCGCGCGCGCGCGCGCGCGCGCGCGCGCGCGCGCGCGCGCGCGCGCGCGCGCGCGCGCGCGCGCGCGCGCGCGCGCGCGCGCGCGCGCGCGCGCGCGCGCGCGCGCGCGCGCGCGCGCGCGCGCGCGCAGAAGTTCGACGCTCCTGGCATCACACGCACCGCATGAGCCTGAAACGGCTTGCTTCCAAACAGGGCCCGGAACTCGCCGCCGTTCACGGTAAAATGCGACACGCCGGGACCGAATACGATTCCGGAGTTGCGGCCGACCACACCGCCGCCGTCCGGGTTGCTGTTGTTGACAATTGTTGGAGTTACAATCCGGATACCGTCACCGCAGGAGAACGTCATTCCATCGAGGGTGTTGGCAATAGCTCGATGATTGTTGAGTGTTAGACTCTGGATAGTCCCGCCACGATCACACTGCGTCGCGACTCCGGCTTTCTTGTTGGCGGAGGTCCAAGCGTTCGTGGCGGAGAAGCCGTAGACGGCACCGGATCCGACGGGGTTCAGGAAAAGGCCATAGCCGGTACCGCTATCGCCAAGGGCGGTGTTAGACACGAAGGTCCATTTTACGCCGCCTGGCCATCGCCCGGCTGCACACAGGTGCCGTGGCCGGAGGCGGTGAAGTCGCTGTCTGAGATCCACGTCCCGCCAGATTGCGTCAGGCGCACGCCACAGGCCGCCTGGGCGCCCCCGCCGGCAGTCGTCAGCAGCCCGCGGAGAAAAGTGTCCGAGCCGCCCGAGACCGCGAAGTGGTAGAGCGAAGCCCCATCCGAGCGGCCACGCTCCAACGCCACGTTCACTGTGTTCGCTCCCGTTACCTCTGCGCCGATATAGGCGCCTGAGAACAGGAAGTCGGAAACTCGGCAATTCGTGCAGTTTCGGAACAGGACGTAGTGCCCCTCAGTCTGACGCGCCACGCCCGCGCTGTAGATAGATAAATTCTCGATTGCGACATTGCTGACGCTCGACGGATCGGAGGCGGAGAAGATGTCGCCCGATGAGGTGGATGCAAAGACCGCCGTCGCATTTGCCCCCGCACCGGACAAGCGGATGTTGTTCGGCAAGCTCACGCCCCCAAGCGGATCCTGCCGCCTGGGATGAGCACTTGACCGCCCGCCCCTGACAGCGTGGCTGCGGCAATCGCAGCCTGCACCGCTGCACTGTCGTCGGTCTTGCCATCCATCTTGGCTCCGAAGCAGGTCACGTCCATCGGGTGGCCCATGGGAGCCTGCCACCAACCTCCGGCCCCGTCCCGGACGGCGTTCGGGCCGCCGGATGAGCCTCGTACGAGCATACAACCCGCACCACGATCGCTCGGGCTCACAAAACCCGACAGGATTATTGCCGAACCGAGGGCGAGGGGATCGACCTTCGCGAGATCCGTACGGGTCAGTGCGGTCGAGGAGGCATCGAGGGCCTCGGCCGGCAGGATTGCGGTCAGACAGATCAGGAAGAGGAGCGCAAAGCGAATCGTCTCGGCCTGCCTCGCGCCGTGGTCTGGCACGTACGTTCCTGAGTTCCGGTGCGGCACACAATTGGTTGCCGTGATGGGCATTCCGTCTCCCTGATCAAACCTGAGCGTTTTCTCGGCCTTACAGCGGCGGACGCCACTTTGACAGATTGGTCGCCGTAGACTTAGAGACCCGCGCGGCGCTCAGGTCAGGCGAACGCGACGGAGTGACAATGGTTTTGGCGAGGGCTCGCATCGAGCGAGGTGATGTCTTGTCGGAGCGCCTGAGCGCTTACAAGGTAGCGACCGCGCCACGGCCACGCCGAAGGGCAGCCTCCGGGCGTCGGCCATGACCAGGGCGTTATTGGGTACGGCGGGACCGCGCGTCCTGCTAAACCTCGTGCGGCTCTTGCCGAGCGAGAAAGGCGCGGGAGGTGCCGGCCGCTTGGCGCGGGCTCTCCTGGCCCACCTCCCAAAGCGCGTGCAGTTGCGGGTGGCGATCCTTCACCATTGGCGCAGCTTAATCCAGGATTTCCCGGAGGTCAGCTTCGAGGTCGTGGACGACGACAGCAACGCGAGTCTGCGGCGGCTCCTGTCCTGGTGCACGTGTTACGTCGATCCGCTGAACGGGCTCAGGCCGACGCTCATCGATCCGGAGATCGCCGTTATCGGCTTCGTCCTCGATCTTCAGCACCTGCGCATGCCATGGCTCTACACCGAGGAGCAGATGGCCGGGCGGCTGGCCGAGTACGGCTACGCTATCGACCGGTCGGATTGGCTTGTCGCGATCTCCCGCTATGAGCGTGACAATCTTGCAGAATTCTACGGTGTCGATCGCGTCTCTGTCGTCCACCTCGCCGGCTTCATGGCCGAGGACAGCGGCCTCGACGCCGAAGCCGTGCGCGCGCGACGCGACCGGGTCGGCGATTCGGCGCCATATCTCATCTATCCCGCCGTGCCCTGGCCGCATAAGAATCACGACATATTAATCCAGGCGATCGCTATCCTGAAGCAGCGCGGCATGAACGTGCCGCTGGCGCTGACGAATACGTCGGGCCACGCCGCCGAGAAGGAGCGGCTGGGCCGTGTCGCGGCGGCCTTCAAGGTCGGCGATCTCGTGGATCTACACGGGTTCCTAGATGAGGCGACGCTCCTCGATCTCGTGATCTCCAGCCGCGGCATGGTGTTCCCGAGCCTGTACGAGGGCTTCGGCATTCCACTGGTCGACGCCATGGCGCTGGGTGTGCCTGTCCTGGCCAATCCGGCCGCAGCGGTGCCGGAGATCTGCGGCACGGCGGTCACCTACATGCGCAATGCGTCCAACGCCCTGGCGCTAGCTGACGACATCGCGGCCTTCTGGACCGGAACCGAGATGCGCACGGATCTGATGTACCGGGGTTTCGAACGGGCGCGGGACTTCTCCTCCGAGCAGATGGTCGCGCACCTCGCCGACGCCATCGACGCGGCCGTCGCCGCCAAGGCGACCTCGGCCCTTCCGCCCCCGAGCCGGTTCACTCCACCCCGTTTTAACGAATTGGCCGTTTTCGTGTCGTACGGAAGGCTGACGGAGACGGATCGCGCGCAGCTGCGCGCGGCGGGGGACATCCGGGCTTGGCACGCGCGGGCCTTCGGCGTGGACACCGACGTGACCGTCGGCGTCGACTTCGCCCTGGTGAACGACCCGGACCTGTCGGCTTTCTTCGGTGCCGCCCCCAAGCTCATCCTGTTCGACGCCGGCGATCTGGCCTCCCTGGACGCCGCCGTGGCGGATTTCGCGATCCGCTACGACCATGCGGACTTCCAACTGGTCACCTCCTATCGCGGCGGGCTCAGCGCCTACAGCGCCACCAAAGTTCGGGGCGTGTTGGCTGCGCTGCGTCTCTTCGCGCAGGCGGATTGCGCCGAGCCGGATCCACGTTTGCAGGATTGCCAGCTCGAGCCCAAGCCAAGCGAAAAGGAGGGCGTGATCGCTTATCAGCGGCGACGGAGTGCCGGCTTGGCTGTCCGCGACGTCCTGCTCCGCCGCGCCTCTTCGCAGGGGCTGCGGAACGGGACGGTGGCGTTCCTGTCGGATTATTGTACACGCTACGCACGCCTACGCGTGCCGATCGTGCGGCCGCAAAGCGATGCCCCGCGGGAGGGGTGACAGGCCCGCGGCGACTCATACTTCTCGACCGCCTCGACTTCGGGGTGGGATTAGGTCAAGAGGCCTGCAAAGAGCTGGCGATGGCTGGATTGCGTGAGACAGACGGTGGGCGGCAGTCCGCAGGACCAGCCTCCCACGAAGAGCTCGTCGATTCCGATTGGTACCTCGCCACGAACGGCGACGTCGCGGAGGCCGGCTTGGATCCGGCGGATCATTACGTCCGCTACGGGCGGGCGGAGGGCCGCTTTCCCAATCCCGCCGCCGCGGCGCGCCACGCCCGTGAGGCCGGCCTAGTGCAGATGACCCGGGTCGACCCGGTTTGGTACCGCACCGCCTATCCCGACGTTGCGGCAGCGGGCGTCGACCCGGCCGAGCACTACGCCCTGTCTGGTCATACCGAGGGCCGCCATCCCAACGCCGCGGCGGCGGCACGTTATGCCCGCGAGGCCGGGCGGGAGCTGATGGCCCAGGTCGACCCGGCCTGGTACCTCGCCGCCTATCCCGACGTTGCGGCAGCGGGCGTCGACCCGGCCGAGCACTACGCCCTGTCTGGTCATACCGAGGGCCGCCATCCCAACGCCGCGGCGGCGGCACGTTATGCCCGCGAGGCCGGGCGGGAGCTGATGGCCCAGGTCGACCCGGCCTGGTACCTCGCCGCCTATCCCGACGTTGCGGCAGCGGGCGTCGACCCGGCCGAGCACTACGCCCTGTCTGGTCATACCGAGGGCCGCCATCCCAACGCCGAGGCGGCCACCAAGCAGGCGCGGCGGTCCGAGGTCGACCTAGACTGGTATGTGGCGCGCTACCCCGACGTCTCGAACTCGGGCCTCGACCCAGCCGAGCATTACGCCGTCCGCGGTCACGCCGAGGGACGCCTCCCCAACTCCGCGCACCTTCCGGTCGAGGCCTGGGCGCCGGCCGAGGAGCAAGCACCGACGGCGACGCCGCTAGCGCAATACCCACTCGTGGCCGTCGTGACTCCAGTGCGCAACCGGCGCGCTTGGTCGGTGGATTTCGCCCGCATGCTCGACGGGCAGGATTATCCGCTCTTCCGGTTCTACGCAGTAGATTCCAACTCCACCGACGGGACGCCTCAGGCCCTCCGAGACCTCGACGTAGCCGGATGCACGGTCCTCTCGGCACCCGACTCGGCCTTCTGGACCGCCGCAACCAATATCGGCGTCGCCCGTGCCCTGGCGGACGGCTGCGACTACATCCTGACGATCAACGACGACGCCATTATCCCGGCCGACTTCCTGACGGCCATCGTCGGTGCTGCGGAACGCGCCGGCGCGCGCATCGTGGGTAGCGTGATCGCGTTCGCAAACCAGCCGGGCCGCCTCTGGGGCGTGGGGGCCTATAACGACTGGAACTCCGGCTCCTTCGTGCAGCTCACCATGGCCGGCACCGAAGACGAGGTCCTGGCGCAAGCTCCCCGCTCGTCCAGCGGCCTGATTGCGGCCGACTACCTGTGCGGCAACGGCACGCTGATCCACCGCTCAGTCTTCGAGGATATCGGGCTCTACGACGTCCGGCACCTGCCGCATTATCACGCCGACAGCGAGTTCACGATGCGTGCCGAGCGCGCCGGCATCGAGCGCTGGATCGCCCCGGACGCACGTCTCTTTAACCGGTTCACGGTTGACGGGGACGGCATCTTCGCACCCCGCAATCAGCGCTTGTTCTCGTTCCGCTCGGCAAACTACGCGCGGCCTCTGGTCTACATCATTGACACTTATTGCCCGGGCGCGCTGAAGGCGCGGGCCCTAGTGCGGTACTTTGTGAAATACGTGAAAGATCCGAGCGACCGGATGTGGTCGCGCCTCCTGCGGATCGTGCGGCTGATCGATACCCCCGCAGCTGACCGTCGGGTCATCCGCGGCGACTTCTTCCCGCCCTCAGACGCCGACCTGCGTGCCGCCGAGGATCTGGAGATCCTACTCAGCCTATCGGAGCCAGCGTTCCTGGCGCTGCTCTATCCGATCCTGCTCCGACGGCTGGAGTTTGTCGCGGAGCACGCGCGGCAAACCGAGGCGCTTCGCTCCGGCGGCGACCGGCGGAACATCATCCGCGAGATCCTCGCGCGTCCCGAGGCGCGCTACGCCCGGCACGTGCGGACGGCGTTCCTGTCAGCCTACCTCGACGGGGAGGAGGAACCGGCCGCAGCCCTGTCCCCTGGGCAACGGCGCCTGTTGGTCGCTTCCATCGGGACGGGCCGGCTGCCGAGCCGAGCCGAGGCGAGAGCCCTTAGCCAGGGAACCGCGGGTCTCGATCAGGATGTCCCGGGTGCGGAGGCGCTCACCGTGTACATGAACGTCGACGTTCTTTGCATGGCGGTGACTGACCCGAAGGCGGCTACGGGCGTCCATCGCTATGTGCACAACGTGATGCAGGAACTTGCCCGCGACGCACGGATCGATCTGCGGCTGTTCCATGCGCCGCAACTCGAGGACAGCGCAGCCGCGCTGCGGGCGGGAAACTTCGCGCAGACCACGTTCGCCAAGCCCGGCCTGCGGCCCCGGTCCGGCGTGGCCTTCTATCCCTATTTCCCCTTCGCGGGCGTGGACCCGCGTTTTGAGGGGCTGCCACAGGTCTTCACGGTTCACGACCTGTTCCCGCTCACGAATCCGAACTGGTTCTCAAAGGTGGCGGTCTCCAAGTTCAACGCACAGTTGCGCTACCTCGCCGACGCCGACCACGTCCTGTGCGTCTCGGCGGCTACGGAAGAGGCCCTGCGCGCCACATTTCCGACGTTGCCGGCCACATCGTCCGTCGCCCATCACGGTGTGGCGCAGCCGTCCGGGAGCGGCAGGACGGCCGGGTCGGCGCACCCCGTGACGGCTGACGGGGCGCCGTACTTCATCTGCGTCGGGACAATCGAGCCCCGAAAGAACTTGCGTACGGTTATCGCGGCGATGCGGCACCTAAGAGCCGCATCCGTTCAGGATCTCCGCATGGTCGTGGTCGGTCAGGCGGGCTGGTCAGTTACGGCTGAGGGACTAACCGATCTTGCGGGCGCCGACGCGGATCGCATAACGTTCCTCGGCCGTGTGCCGGACGAGCAGCTCTGGGACCTCTACGCTGGCGCGGTCTGCACGGTCTTCCCATCGCTCGCGGAGGGCTTCGGCCTGCCGATCGTCGAGTCCTTCGCTTGCGGCACGCCCGTCGTCACGTCCGACGGGTCGAGCATGGCCGAGATCGCGCGCTCGGGCGCGATCCTGGTCGATCCGACCGATCCGGCCGCCATCGCGGCGGCGGTGGAGCGGCTGGCCACCGACGCCACCTTGCGCGCCGCACTGGCGCGGGAGGCGGAACTGCGCAGCCGGCAATTCAGCTGGGAGGCCTGCGCGGCGCGTCATGTCGAGGCGTTCATGCGGGTCGCGGGCCTTAATACGACGCTGGTGCCGGAGAAAAATTTGCTGACGTTCGGCAGAGGGGCCGCCGCTGCCGCGGCACGATCGGAAGGAATCCTCGTTCAGTGAGCGCTGCATCGGTCACGCTGCATCAGAGCAGCGAGCAGGAGCCAGGCACCATTTCGTGGGATTCGGGCCTCGATTTGCCGATCGAGGCGGAAATCCCGTTCGACAGCATGCTGGCCGGGACAGGCTGGTACCCCTCGGAGATCTTCGAAGGCGTGTGCTTCCGGTGGATGGGAAGCAAGCCCACGGCGCGTGTCTTTGCGGTCCTCGACCGCGCCGTTGACCTAGAACTGAGCGTGTACGTGCCACACATAGCGGATCACGCGTACTGGGAGGCGGTGACATTCAGCGTAGACGGGCATCCCGTCGCCGCAACCCTTACGGCCGACGAGGTCCGCCGATACGTGATTTCGCTCCCGGCGCGCGCACCCCGCTCCGCGGACCCGACCGGGACCGAGCCGCGCGACTTGGCGGAGAGCCTCACCGAGATCGAGGTATGCGCCCCATTTGCCAAGCAGCCCAATCCGAGCGATGCGCGTACGCTCTCGATCGGCGTCTCGCTGCTGCGCGTCCGGCCAGTCGCTCCCGAGGTGCTCGCGCGCAACCGGCTCATCGTCCGCGCGGCGCTGCTGTCGTATTTCGCGGGGCGAGACGTAGCCGGCCTGATCCCAGCCTCGGACGGGCCCGGCGCCACCTCATGAGCCTTGACATCACGGAGCAGGTGCTCGCGGGCAGCCTGCGCGAACTGCACGCGTGCTTGCGCGTCTGGCTCGCCGACGGCGCGCCGGTTGATGCGAAGCTTGCTGCTGACGCGCGCGATCGCTGGATCGGGCTCGTCAGTCATCACCAAGCCGAGTCGGCCCTGGCCCTACTTGCCAAGGAGGCCGGTGCGGTTTTCTTCGCAATCGCCCATGAGCCCCGCGTTCTCGACGCGATATTCCAGCTTCCGGCTCCGTCTGAGAGGGTCCGCGACGCGTGGGGCGCCCTCGCTCAAGATGATCCCCGCCGACTGCTCGGCGGCATATTCCTGTGTCCGCCCTTCGATTTGGACGGGCTCGAATATTTCGTCGCGCAGGGGCGCTTCGATAATATCCTTCTGATCTACGCGACGTGGCAACCGCGGTGCTTCGAGACGGATGCTCAGCGTGCCCGCTTCGTCGCTTACGGTGCCGCGCTTGGCGCCGCGCTCGCCGACCGGATCGAGAGCGCCACCGGTCCGTTGAACACGTTTCTGGACCATAGCGTCCGCTCGATCGGCGGCGGGATTGTCTACTCGTGTGAGGGGATGCTCGTCGAACACGCGCGGGCGAAGAGCCGCGTGATCCGCGCCTATCTCAAGCGCAGACATGGCCTCGATCCTGCCAAAACGAGCCAAACGGAACGGCTTCCCCGTGGCCCCACGATCCGGATTGGGCTGCTCTGGGCGGATACTGACTGGCGTACGGAGAACATCGTCGGGGCGGCGTCCGTCGACCGTCTGCGGGATCATGGCTTCCACATCGTCTCGATCATCCACCATAACCGCCCGGCAACGAAGGATCGGCGGACTATGGAGGGCCGAATTGCCGCCCTGAGCCATGAGGTCGCCGACCTCAGCCGAGCGCGCGGGCTGATGGAGCAAGCTGAGG
This window of the Methylobacterium tardum genome carries:
- a CDS encoding glycosyl hydrolase family 28-related protein gives rise to the protein MPITATNCVPHRNSGTYVPDHGARQAETIRFALLFLICLTAILPAEALDASSTALTRTDLAKVDPLALGSAIILSGFVSPSDRGAGCMLVRGSSGGPNAVRDGAGGWWQAPMGHPMDVTCFGAKMDGKTDDSAAVQAAIAAATLSGAGGQVLIPGGRIRLGA
- a CDS encoding glycosyltransferase, yielding MARALLAHLPKRVQLRVAILHHWRSLIQDFPEVSFEVVDDDSNASLRRLLSWCTCYVDPLNGLRPTLIDPEIAVIGFVLDLQHLRMPWLYTEEQMAGRLAEYGYAIDRSDWLVAISRYERDNLAEFYGVDRVSVVHLAGFMAEDSGLDAEAVRARRDRVGDSAPYLIYPAVPWPHKNHDILIQAIAILKQRGMNVPLALTNTSGHAAEKERLGRVAAAFKVGDLVDLHGFLDEATLLDLVISSRGMVFPSLYEGFGIPLVDAMALGVPVLANPAAAVPEICGTAVTYMRNASNALALADDIAAFWTGTEMRTDLMYRGFERARDFSSEQMVAHLADAIDAAVAAKATSALPPPSRFTPPRFNELAVFVSYGRLTETDRAQLRAAGDIRAWHARAFGVDTDVTVGVDFALVNDPDLSAFFGAAPKLILFDAGDLASLDAAVADFAIRYDHADFQLVTSYRGGLSAYSATKVRGVLAALRLFAQADCAEPDPRLQDCQLEPKPSEKEGVIAYQRRRSAGLAVRDVLLRRASSQGLRNGTVAFLSDYCTRYARLRVPIVRPQSDAPREG
- a CDS encoding glycosyltransferase — encoded protein: MAGLRETDGGRQSAGPASHEELVDSDWYLATNGDVAEAGLDPADHYVRYGRAEGRFPNPAAAARHAREAGLVQMTRVDPVWYRTAYPDVAAAGVDPAEHYALSGHTEGRHPNAAAAARYAREAGRELMAQVDPAWYLAAYPDVAAAGVDPAEHYALSGHTEGRHPNAAAAARYAREAGRELMAQVDPAWYLAAYPDVAAAGVDPAEHYALSGHTEGRHPNAEAATKQARRSEVDLDWYVARYPDVSNSGLDPAEHYAVRGHAEGRLPNSAHLPVEAWAPAEEQAPTATPLAQYPLVAVVTPVRNRRAWSVDFARMLDGQDYPLFRFYAVDSNSTDGTPQALRDLDVAGCTVLSAPDSAFWTAATNIGVARALADGCDYILTINDDAIIPADFLTAIVGAAERAGARIVGSVIAFANQPGRLWGVGAYNDWNSGSFVQLTMAGTEDEVLAQAPRSSSGLIAADYLCGNGTLIHRSVFEDIGLYDVRHLPHYHADSEFTMRAERAGIERWIAPDARLFNRFTVDGDGIFAPRNQRLFSFRSANYARPLVYIIDTYCPGALKARALVRYFVKYVKDPSDRMWSRLLRIVRLIDTPAADRRVIRGDFFPPSDADLRAAEDLEILLSLSEPAFLALLYPILLRRLEFVAEHARQTEALRSGGDRRNIIREILARPEARYARHVRTAFLSAYLDGEEEPAAALSPGQRRLLVASIGTGRLPSRAEARALSQGTAGLDQDVPGAEALTVYMNVDVLCMAVTDPKAATGVHRYVHNVMQELARDARIDLRLFHAPQLEDSAAALRAGNFAQTTFAKPGLRPRSGVAFYPYFPFAGVDPRFEGLPQVFTVHDLFPLTNPNWFSKVAVSKFNAQLRYLADADHVLCVSAATEEALRATFPTLPATSSVAHHGVAQPSGSGRTAGSAHPVTADGAPYFICVGTIEPRKNLRTVIAAMRHLRAASVQDLRMVVVGQAGWSVTAEGLTDLAGADADRITFLGRVPDEQLWDLYAGAVCTVFPSLAEGFGLPIVESFACGTPVVTSDGSSMAEIARSGAILVDPTDPAAIAAAVERLATDATLRAALAREAELRSRQFSWEACAARHVEAFMRVAGLNTTLVPEKNLLTFGRGAAAAAARSEGILVQ